The proteins below come from a single Saccharopolyspora sp. SCSIO 74807 genomic window:
- a CDS encoding amidohydrolase family protein, whose product MTEATPRATQEITIHTDSREILANARRDIERYGLDEYYIVDVDSHHVELDSWPEIIEHIEDPVLRDSGRQMMQNWPNAHNLALSNHPPGLTQQDVSGRILHQASLAEPVSDREVHRDVTLVRRAMDSMGIDLQVVFPQPMLEIGLHPSPSAAVQLMMAYNRWFTSTILSAEPRIKTMLGLPIEDPDAALRTIREYADHPGVIGFLITSQHSIGVHRNEYMPIYAELERLGLPIGFHAGPNQADSMTSTMNKFLSAHAISFVTCNMTHLTNWVINGIPERFPGLKTIWIESGLAWVPFMMQRLDHEYLMRQSDAPLLTKLPSDYMREMYYTSQPLEITDMGLLESTFRAMDAENTLMYSSDWPHWDFDVPGRIMGIPFLSEQGKRNVLGETARKVFGL is encoded by the coding sequence ATGACCGAAGCGACTCCCCGGGCCACCCAAGAGATCACCATCCACACCGACAGCCGCGAAATCCTGGCGAACGCGCGGCGGGACATCGAGCGCTACGGGCTCGACGAGTACTACATCGTCGACGTGGATTCGCACCACGTGGAGCTGGACTCGTGGCCGGAGATCATCGAGCACATCGAGGATCCGGTGCTGCGCGACAGCGGCAGGCAGATGATGCAGAACTGGCCGAACGCGCACAATCTCGCGTTGTCCAACCACCCGCCCGGGCTGACCCAGCAGGACGTCAGCGGCCGGATCCTGCACCAGGCGTCGCTGGCCGAACCGGTCTCCGACCGCGAGGTGCACCGCGACGTGACACTGGTCCGGCGCGCGATGGACTCGATGGGCATCGATCTGCAGGTGGTGTTCCCGCAGCCGATGCTGGAGATCGGCCTGCACCCGAGCCCGAGCGCCGCGGTGCAGCTGATGATGGCCTACAACCGGTGGTTCACCTCCACGATCCTTTCCGCCGAGCCGCGGATCAAGACGATGCTCGGGCTGCCGATCGAGGACCCGGATGCGGCGTTGCGCACCATCCGCGAGTACGCCGACCATCCAGGGGTGATCGGATTCTTGATCACCAGCCAGCACTCGATCGGTGTGCACCGCAACGAGTACATGCCGATCTACGCGGAGCTCGAACGGCTGGGACTGCCGATCGGTTTCCACGCGGGGCCGAACCAGGCCGACTCGATGACCTCCACGATGAACAAGTTCCTGTCCGCGCACGCCATCTCGTTCGTCACCTGCAACATGACGCACCTGACGAATTGGGTGATCAACGGCATCCCGGAGCGGTTCCCCGGCCTGAAGACGATCTGGATCGAGAGCGGGCTGGCGTGGGTGCCGTTCATGATGCAGCGGCTGGACCACGAGTACCTGATGCGGCAGTCGGACGCTCCGTTGCTGACCAAGCTGCCCAGCGACTACATGCGGGAGATGTACTACACCTCGCAGCCCCTCGAGATCACCGACATGGGCCTGCTGGAGAGCACGTTCCGGGCGATGGACGCCGAGAACACGCTGATGTACTCGTCGGACTGGCCGCACTGGGATTTCGACGTGCCGGGTCGCATCATGGGCATCCCGTTCCTTTCCGAGCAGGGCAAGCGAAACGTCCTGGGCGAGACGGCCCGCAAGGTCTTCGGACTCTGA
- the hutI gene encoding imidazolonepropionase, with amino-acid sequence MASTVITGIGELVTNDDELGELRDAALVCEGDRIAWAGPAARAPAADHAIDVEGRAVLPGWVDSHTHLVFAGERTAEFAARMNGEPYSAGGIATTVEATRAASGDALASTLRGHVAEAVSQGTTCLETKTGYGLTVEDEVRAARLAAGEADEVTFLGAHLVPSGWDPGEYLDLVCGEMLDAVSDHVGWCDVFCERGAFDAEQSRRVLTAAAERGLGLRVHGNQLGPGPGVQLAAELGAASVDHCTYLDGDDVAALAGSETVATLLPACDLSTRQPLPPARELLDAGATVALASNCNPGSSYTTSMAFCVTTAVLQMRMTVPEAVRAATWGGARALRRERGDGAVGVLRPGARADVHVLDAPSAAWLAYRPGVPLTYAVWRGGHRLR; translated from the coding sequence ATGGCATCCACTGTTATCACCGGAATCGGTGAGCTGGTCACGAACGACGACGAACTGGGCGAACTCCGCGACGCCGCGCTGGTGTGCGAAGGCGACCGCATCGCGTGGGCGGGTCCCGCGGCGCGCGCTCCGGCCGCCGACCACGCCATCGACGTCGAAGGCCGGGCCGTGCTGCCCGGCTGGGTGGACAGCCACACGCACCTCGTGTTCGCCGGGGAGCGGACAGCCGAGTTCGCCGCCCGGATGAACGGCGAGCCCTACTCGGCCGGAGGCATCGCGACCACGGTGGAAGCCACTCGTGCCGCGTCCGGCGACGCGCTCGCCAGCACGCTGCGCGGACACGTGGCCGAGGCCGTTTCGCAAGGCACGACCTGCTTGGAGACCAAGACCGGGTACGGACTCACCGTCGAGGACGAAGTGCGCGCCGCGCGGCTGGCCGCGGGTGAGGCCGACGAGGTCACCTTCCTCGGCGCACATCTCGTGCCGTCCGGATGGGATCCCGGCGAGTACCTCGACCTGGTCTGCGGCGAGATGCTGGACGCGGTTTCCGATCACGTGGGCTGGTGCGACGTGTTCTGCGAGCGCGGCGCGTTCGACGCCGAACAATCCAGACGCGTGCTGACCGCGGCCGCCGAACGCGGGCTGGGGCTGCGGGTGCACGGAAATCAGCTCGGGCCGGGACCGGGCGTGCAGCTGGCCGCCGAGCTGGGCGCGGCCAGCGTGGACCACTGCACGTACCTGGACGGGGACGACGTCGCCGCGCTCGCGGGCTCCGAGACGGTGGCGACCTTGCTGCCCGCGTGCGATCTGTCCACCCGCCAGCCGTTGCCACCTGCCCGGGAACTGCTGGACGCGGGCGCGACGGTGGCCCTCGCGTCGAACTGCAACCCCGGGTCGTCCTACACGACTTCGATGGCGTTCTGCGTCACCACCGCCGTGCTGCAAATGCGGATGACCGTGCCCGAAGCCGTCCGCGCGGCGACCTGGGGCGGGGCGCGAGCGCTGCGCCGGGAGAGGGGAGACGGCGCGGTAGGCGTGCTGCGGCCAGGAGCTCGCGCCGATGTGCACGTGCTCGACGCACCCAGTGCCGCGTGGCTCGCCTACCGGCCCGGCGTCCCGCTCACCTACGCGGTGTGGCGCGGTGGTCACCGGCTCCGCTGA
- a CDS encoding formimidoylglutamate deiminase encodes MFWCEWAWLDGAPRAGVLVDVDGPLIRDVTTVDTPPAGARRLPGLSLPGLANGHSHAFHRALRGRTGGRGTFWTWRETMYAVADRLDPESYRRLAAAVYAEMVLAGITSVGEFHYLHHPSGGRYDDPNAMGAALVAAAEDAGIRLTLLDTCYLSAGFGAPAEGVQRRFADADADSWAHRLEEFTVDSQRVRLGAAVHSVRAVPAEQVPVVAEWSRRAGAPLHVHLSEQRKENEACLAAHGCTPAQLLESLGALGPGTTAVHATHLDERDIAVLGGSGTGVCLCPTTEADLGDGIGPASALAAAGSPLSVGSDGHSVLDVLGEAQAVEAGQRLRAENRGHFTTNAQLAMATAHRGLGWNAGRIAPGCRADLVSVALDGPRLAGVPMAAVPVHARADDVRHVVADGEHVVRNGAHERFPDAAQRLGAVIEELHGT; translated from the coding sequence ATGTTCTGGTGCGAATGGGCCTGGCTGGACGGTGCGCCGCGAGCCGGGGTGCTCGTCGACGTCGACGGCCCGCTGATCCGCGATGTGACCACTGTGGACACTCCGCCCGCCGGTGCGCGGCGATTGCCGGGGCTGAGCCTGCCGGGGCTCGCGAACGGGCATTCGCACGCCTTCCACCGGGCATTGCGCGGGCGGACCGGCGGGCGCGGCACGTTCTGGACCTGGCGGGAAACGATGTACGCGGTCGCGGATCGGCTGGATCCGGAGTCGTACCGGCGGCTTGCGGCGGCCGTGTACGCCGAGATGGTGCTGGCCGGGATCACCTCCGTCGGTGAGTTCCACTACCTGCACCACCCCAGCGGTGGCCGCTACGACGATCCGAACGCGATGGGGGCCGCGCTCGTGGCGGCGGCCGAAGACGCCGGGATCCGGCTGACGCTGCTGGACACGTGCTACTTGTCCGCCGGGTTCGGTGCTCCCGCGGAGGGTGTGCAGCGGCGGTTCGCCGATGCCGATGCCGACTCCTGGGCGCATCGCCTCGAGGAGTTCACAGTGGACAGTCAGCGGGTGCGGCTCGGCGCGGCCGTGCATTCGGTGCGCGCGGTGCCCGCCGAACAGGTTCCCGTCGTCGCGGAGTGGTCGCGGCGGGCCGGCGCACCGCTGCACGTCCACCTATCCGAGCAGCGCAAGGAGAACGAGGCGTGCCTCGCCGCGCACGGGTGCACCCCGGCTCAACTGCTCGAATCGCTCGGAGCGCTGGGGCCCGGGACCACCGCGGTGCATGCAACGCACCTCGACGAACGGGACATCGCGGTGCTCGGCGGCAGCGGCACCGGGGTTTGCCTGTGCCCGACGACCGAGGCTGACCTCGGTGACGGCATCGGCCCGGCCTCGGCGTTGGCCGCCGCGGGAAGTCCGCTCTCGGTCGGCAGCGACGGGCACTCCGTGCTCGACGTGCTCGGCGAGGCGCAAGCCGTGGAGGCCGGACAGCGACTACGTGCGGAGAACCGGGGTCACTTCACCACGAACGCGCAACTCGCGATGGCCACGGCGCACCGCGGCCTGGGCTGGAATGCCGGACGCATCGCACCCGGCTGCCGCGCGGATCTGGTCTCGGTCGCGCTCGACGGGCCGCGATTGGCCGGGGTGCCGATGGCGGCGGTGCCCGTGCACGCGCGGGCGGACGACGTTCGGCACGTCGTGGCCGACGGCGAGCACGTCGTCCGGAACGGCGCGCACGAACGGTTTCCCGATGCCGCGCAGCGACTCGGCGCGGTCATCGAGGAGCTGCACGGGACATGA
- a CDS encoding allantoate amidohydrolase — MGANALLEQIEDVGRDRLRGGYSRHVFDSAERELREWFVEQAQARDLRVETDRNANIWAWLGEPGDDAVVTGSHLDSVPGGGAFDGPLGVVSALSAMDSLRAKDFVPRRPLAVVVFAEEEGGRFGVPCLGSRLLSGSIAPERARALRDVDGVTFGEAMGSAAERIGRDDAALRRIGRFVELHVEQGRGLVGWDRPVAVASSILAHGRWRFRFHGQGNHAGATPMPDRRDPMLPASRTVVAVRKEAAKLGARATVGRVAASPGGTNVIPSTVDMWLDARAPHTAGARGLVEHLSVLAHRFAADEGCRAEVTEESFGDEVHFRPELRDELRALLDSAPALPTGAGHDAGVLSAQVPTGMLFVRNPTGISHAPQEHAEPADCEAGVAALARVLEAWAG, encoded by the coding sequence ATGGGTGCCAATGCGTTGCTGGAGCAGATCGAGGACGTCGGGCGCGATCGGTTGCGCGGCGGATACTCGCGGCACGTGTTCGACTCGGCGGAACGCGAACTGCGGGAATGGTTCGTGGAGCAGGCGCAGGCTCGCGATTTACGGGTGGAGACCGACCGCAACGCCAACATCTGGGCGTGGCTCGGTGAACCTGGCGACGACGCCGTGGTGACCGGCAGCCATCTTGACTCGGTTCCCGGTGGCGGCGCGTTCGACGGACCGTTGGGCGTCGTGTCGGCGCTGAGCGCGATGGATTCGTTGCGGGCCAAGGACTTCGTGCCGCGGAGACCACTGGCCGTCGTGGTGTTCGCCGAAGAGGAAGGCGGCCGGTTCGGCGTGCCCTGCCTCGGTTCGCGGCTGCTCAGCGGGAGCATCGCGCCGGAGCGGGCGCGGGCGCTGCGCGATGTGGACGGCGTGACGTTCGGGGAGGCGATGGGGTCCGCTGCCGAGCGCATCGGCCGCGACGACGCCGCGCTGCGCCGGATCGGGCGGTTCGTGGAACTGCACGTGGAGCAGGGCCGGGGGCTGGTCGGATGGGACCGCCCGGTGGCCGTGGCCTCGTCGATTCTCGCGCACGGCCGTTGGCGATTCCGGTTCCACGGCCAGGGCAACCACGCTGGGGCCACACCGATGCCGGATCGCCGGGACCCGATGCTGCCCGCGTCCAGAACCGTGGTCGCCGTGCGCAAGGAAGCCGCGAAGCTGGGTGCGCGGGCGACGGTGGGCCGCGTGGCGGCCAGTCCGGGCGGCACCAACGTCATTCCCTCCACAGTGGACATGTGGTTGGATGCGCGCGCTCCGCACACCGCGGGGGCGCGCGGGCTGGTGGAGCATCTGTCGGTGCTGGCGCACCGGTTCGCCGCCGATGAGGGCTGCCGGGCCGAAGTGACCGAGGAGTCCTTCGGCGACGAAGTGCACTTCCGGCCCGAGCTGCGCGACGAATTGCGGGCGCTGCTGGACTCCGCGCCTGCGTTGCCCACCGGGGCGGGGCACGACGCGGGAGTGCTGTCCGCGCAGGTCCCGACCGGAATGCTGTTCGTACGCAACCCGACCGGCATCAGCCACGCGCCGCAGGAGCACGCCGAACCGGCCGACTGCGAAGCCGGAGTGGCGGCGCTGGCGCGCGTTCTGGAAGCGTGGGCCGGCTGA
- the hutU gene encoding urocanate hydratase, whose protein sequence is MSAGPRTVRAPRGTTLTARSWSTEAPLRMLQNNLDPEVAERPEDLVVYGGTGRAARNWASFDAIVAELTELAADETLLVQSGKPVGVLRTHEWAPRVLIANSNLVGDWANWPEFRRLDALGLMMYGQMTAGSWIYIGTQGILQGTYETFAAVAAKRFGGSLAGTLTVTAGLGGMGGAQPLAVTMNEGAALVVECDPQRAHRRVRHGYLDVVADDLDDAVSRAVAAKRQRRPESIGLVGNACEVLPELLRRGVPVDIVTDQTSAHDPLSYLPRGVELDDWADYAAKKPDEFTDRARDAMAEHVEAMVGFLDAGAEVFDYGNSLRGEARTAGCSRAFDYPGFVPAYLRPLFCEGKGPFRWAALSGDPADIAATDRAVLREFGADEHLARWIRLAGEKVGFQGLPARICWLGQGERERAGLLFNDLVASGEVSAPLVLGRDHLDSGSVASPYRETEGMADGSDAVADWPLLNALVNTASGASWVSVHQGGGVGMGRSLHAGQVTVADGTELAAQKLARVLGNDPGTGVLRHADAGYQRARTVAAERGLHVPMPHDG, encoded by the coding sequence ATGAGTGCCGGACCCAGGACCGTGCGCGCCCCGCGCGGAACGACGTTGACCGCGCGGAGCTGGAGCACCGAGGCGCCGCTGCGAATGCTGCAGAACAACCTCGACCCGGAAGTCGCCGAACGCCCCGAAGACCTGGTCGTCTACGGCGGCACCGGCCGCGCCGCGCGGAACTGGGCGAGTTTCGACGCGATCGTGGCCGAGCTGACCGAGCTGGCCGCCGACGAAACGCTGCTGGTGCAGTCCGGGAAACCGGTCGGCGTGCTGCGCACGCACGAGTGGGCGCCGCGGGTGCTGATCGCGAACTCGAACCTGGTCGGGGACTGGGCGAACTGGCCGGAGTTCCGCCGCCTCGACGCGCTCGGGCTCATGATGTACGGGCAGATGACGGCGGGATCGTGGATCTACATCGGCACCCAAGGGATCCTGCAGGGCACCTACGAGACGTTCGCGGCGGTGGCGGCCAAGCGCTTCGGCGGGAGCCTGGCCGGGACGCTCACCGTGACCGCCGGGCTCGGCGGTATGGGAGGGGCGCAGCCGCTGGCGGTGACCATGAACGAGGGTGCGGCGCTGGTCGTCGAGTGCGATCCGCAGCGCGCCCACCGCCGGGTCCGGCACGGTTACCTCGACGTGGTCGCCGATGACCTGGACGACGCGGTTTCCCGTGCTGTGGCGGCGAAACGGCAGCGGCGCCCGGAGTCGATCGGGCTCGTCGGCAATGCCTGCGAAGTGCTGCCCGAGCTGCTGCGCCGCGGCGTCCCGGTGGACATCGTCACCGACCAGACCTCCGCGCACGATCCGCTGTCCTACCTGCCTCGTGGCGTCGAGCTGGACGATTGGGCCGACTACGCGGCGAAGAAACCGGACGAGTTCACCGATCGGGCGCGGGACGCGATGGCCGAGCACGTCGAAGCGATGGTCGGGTTCCTCGACGCGGGTGCGGAGGTGTTCGACTACGGCAATTCGCTGCGCGGTGAGGCGCGCACGGCCGGATGTTCGCGGGCCTTCGACTACCCCGGCTTCGTGCCCGCCTACTTGCGGCCGTTGTTCTGCGAGGGCAAAGGACCGTTCCGGTGGGCGGCGCTGTCGGGAGATCCGGCCGACATCGCCGCCACGGACCGGGCGGTGCTGCGGGAGTTCGGTGCTGACGAGCACCTGGCGCGGTGGATCCGGCTGGCCGGGGAGAAGGTCGGTTTCCAGGGGCTGCCGGCGCGGATCTGCTGGCTCGGGCAGGGCGAGCGGGAGCGGGCCGGGTTGCTGTTCAACGATCTGGTGGCTTCCGGGGAGGTCTCTGCACCGCTGGTGCTGGGCCGCGATCACCTCGACAGCGGGTCGGTCGCCTCGCCGTACCGGGAGACCGAGGGCATGGCCGACGGCTCGGACGCGGTGGCGGACTGGCCGCTGCTGAACGCGCTGGTGAACACCGCATCCGGGGCTTCATGGGTGTCGGTGCACCAGGGCGGCGGGGTTGGCATGGGCCGGTCGTTGCACGCCGGGCAGGTCACGGTGGCGGACGGGACGGAGCTCGCGGCGCAGAAGCTGGCGCGGGTGCTCGGCAACGACCCGGGCACGGGCGTTCTGCGGCACGCGGACGCGGGTTATCAGCGAGCGCGGACTGTCGCTGCCGAGCGCGGTTTGCACGTGCCCATGCCGCACGACGGCTGA
- the hutH gene encoding histidine ammonia-lyase, protein MQKVQVTGELTRQQVVDVARGRAAVELSAGAEREIAAAREHIDALAAAERPTYGVSTGFGALAVRHIPEDRRAALQQSFVRSHAAGAGEPVEAEVVRGLMLLRLRTIATGHTGTRPETARALLEMLNAGIVPVVHEYGSLGCSGDLAPLAAVALAATGEGEVFGADGERRPAAEALAAAGIEPVVLAEKEGLALTNGTDGMLAMLVLALHDLAALLEVADVTAAMSVEALLGTDRVFAADLQALRPHPGQARSAARMAALLEGSEIVASHRGPDCNRVQDAYSLRCAPQVHGSAADGAEFAAAVAERELVSAIDNPVVLADGRVESNGNFHGAPLAHALDYLAIPVADVASMAERRTDRMLDVARSQGLPAFLADDPGVDSGHMIAHYTQAGLVTEVKRLAAPASVDSIPTSAMQEDHVSMGWSAARKLRRALDGLGTVLAVELLTAARALDLRAPLAPAAATGAVRDLLRTRVPGPGPDRHVAPEIAEAAALVRSGAVNSTVDEQLGGRS, encoded by the coding sequence ATGCAAAAGGTGCAGGTGACCGGCGAGCTGACCCGGCAACAGGTCGTCGACGTCGCGCGCGGGCGGGCCGCGGTCGAACTCAGTGCCGGAGCCGAACGTGAGATCGCGGCCGCGCGCGAGCACATCGACGCGCTCGCCGCGGCGGAACGGCCCACCTACGGAGTGTCCACCGGTTTCGGTGCGCTGGCGGTGCGGCACATCCCGGAGGATCGGCGCGCGGCGCTTCAGCAGTCGTTCGTGCGCTCGCACGCTGCCGGTGCCGGTGAACCGGTCGAGGCCGAGGTCGTGCGGGGGCTGATGCTGCTGCGGCTGCGCACCATCGCGACCGGGCACACGGGCACGCGCCCGGAGACGGCGCGGGCGCTCCTGGAGATGCTGAACGCGGGCATCGTTCCGGTGGTGCACGAGTACGGCTCGCTCGGCTGCTCGGGTGATCTCGCCCCGTTGGCCGCGGTGGCGCTGGCCGCTACCGGGGAAGGCGAGGTCTTCGGAGCCGACGGCGAGCGGCGACCGGCGGCGGAGGCGTTGGCCGCCGCAGGCATCGAACCGGTAGTGCTGGCCGAGAAGGAAGGTCTCGCGCTGACCAACGGCACCGACGGGATGCTCGCCATGCTGGTGCTGGCGCTGCACGACCTCGCAGCGCTGCTCGAGGTCGCCGACGTGACCGCGGCGATGAGCGTGGAGGCATTGCTGGGCACCGATCGCGTCTTCGCCGCCGACCTGCAGGCGTTGCGGCCGCACCCCGGCCAAGCCCGGTCCGCGGCCCGGATGGCGGCGCTGCTCGAAGGTTCGGAAATCGTGGCCAGCCACCGCGGTCCGGACTGCAATCGCGTGCAGGACGCCTACTCGCTGCGCTGCGCACCGCAGGTGCACGGGTCGGCGGCGGACGGCGCGGAGTTCGCCGCGGCGGTGGCCGAGCGCGAACTGGTCTCGGCGATCGACAACCCGGTGGTGCTCGCGGACGGCCGGGTGGAATCCAACGGCAATTTCCACGGCGCTCCGCTGGCGCACGCGCTGGACTACCTGGCGATCCCGGTCGCCGACGTGGCGAGCATGGCCGAGCGGCGCACCGACCGGATGCTCGACGTGGCGCGTTCGCAGGGGTTGCCCGCGTTCCTCGCCGACGATCCGGGCGTGGACTCCGGGCACATGATCGCGCATTACACGCAGGCGGGGCTGGTCACCGAGGTCAAGCGGTTGGCCGCGCCCGCATCGGTGGACTCCATCCCGACCAGCGCGATGCAGGAGGACCACGTGTCGATGGGCTGGTCGGCGGCGCGCAAGTTGCGGCGCGCGCTGGACGGGCTCGGCACGGTGTTGGCGGTTGAGCTGCTGACGGCGGCCCGTGCGCTGGACCTGCGGGCGCCCCTGGCTCCCGCCGCGGCCACCGGCGCCGTGCGCGACCTGCTGCGCACGCGTGTTCCGGGGCCGGGACCGGATCGGCACGTGGCACCGGAGATCGCCGAGGCAGCGGCGCTCGTGCGCTCCGGCGCCGTCAATTCCACAGTGGACGAACAGTTGGGAGGCCGATCATGA
- a CDS encoding ABC transporter substrate-binding protein: protein MSAVVLSLLVVLGLAGCGGDPFQAGDGTDGALVVGSADFAESELVMEIYAAALRGTGAEVETKPRIGARESYVNAAAQGELTVIPDYTGNLLQYLDPQSTATESEQVYDEVKRRLPPGLDVLEQSPAEDSDVLTVTRRTAESGVRSMADLGPCCGQFTLGAPAEWKSRWEQRIGEVYGCRFHEIRNLEAGSVTVDALVEDTIQVANLFTTSSQISENDLVELDDPADMFPAQHVVPLIGRNRLTPPQADALNRASRALTTEKLTELNRRLEVDKANPADLAREFVAGI, encoded by the coding sequence ATGAGCGCTGTGGTCCTGTCCCTGCTGGTGGTGCTCGGCCTGGCGGGCTGCGGCGGCGATCCGTTCCAGGCGGGCGACGGCACCGATGGTGCGCTGGTGGTCGGCTCGGCCGACTTCGCCGAAAGCGAACTCGTCATGGAGATCTACGCGGCGGCGCTGCGCGGCACCGGTGCCGAGGTGGAGACCAAACCCCGCATCGGCGCGCGGGAGTCCTACGTCAACGCCGCGGCACAGGGCGAGCTGACCGTGATCCCGGACTACACCGGCAACCTGCTGCAGTACCTGGACCCGCAGAGCACGGCGACCGAGTCGGAGCAGGTCTACGACGAAGTCAAGCGCAGGCTCCCGCCGGGGTTGGACGTGCTGGAGCAGTCGCCTGCCGAGGACTCCGACGTGCTCACCGTGACCAGGCGAACCGCCGAGAGCGGCGTGCGCTCGATGGCCGACCTGGGGCCGTGTTGCGGGCAGTTCACCCTGGGCGCGCCCGCGGAGTGGAAGTCGCGGTGGGAGCAGCGCATCGGCGAGGTCTACGGCTGCCGGTTCCACGAGATCCGGAACCTGGAGGCGGGCTCGGTCACCGTGGACGCGCTCGTCGAGGACACCATCCAGGTCGCGAACCTGTTCACCACGTCTTCGCAGATCAGCGAGAACGACCTGGTCGAGCTCGACGACCCGGCGGACATGTTCCCGGCGCAGCACGTGGTGCCGCTGATCGGCCGCAACCGGCTGACGCCGCCGCAGGCCGATGCGTTGAACCGGGCGTCGCGGGCGCTGACGACCGAGAAGCTCACCGAGCTCAACCGGCGGCTGGAGGTGGACAAGGCGAACCCGGCCGATCTGGCGCGGGAGTTCGTCGCCGGGATCTGA
- a CDS encoding ABC transporter permease subunit, which produces MAASRGASSLIIEELLGWLADPAHWFSSDGLLLQCLLHLYYCVVSVLAASIIGVPIGLCIGHTGRGGASAVVLTNSMRALPTLGLVTLFVLLAGIGVLPTLAGLVILAVPAVLSGAYAGVQSVPPEARDAAKGMGMTPLQQLWQVELPNAAPLLFGGVRTAMLQVVATASVAAYVGLGGLGAILLEGIKVYDYGQTLAAALFIALLAVVLDALLAGMSKLLTPKGLRAKRRVPAGVA; this is translated from the coding sequence GTGGCAGCGAGCCGGGGGGCGAGCAGCTTGATCATCGAGGAACTGCTCGGCTGGCTGGCCGACCCCGCGCACTGGTTCTCCTCCGACGGGCTGCTGCTGCAGTGCCTGCTGCACCTGTACTACTGCGTCGTTTCGGTGCTGGCGGCTTCGATCATCGGGGTGCCGATCGGCCTCTGCATCGGGCACACCGGCCGCGGCGGCGCGTCCGCGGTCGTGCTGACCAACTCGATGCGGGCGCTGCCCACGCTGGGCCTGGTCACGCTGTTCGTCCTGCTCGCCGGGATCGGGGTGCTGCCGACGCTGGCCGGGTTGGTGATCCTGGCCGTCCCCGCGGTGCTGTCCGGCGCCTACGCCGGGGTGCAGAGCGTGCCGCCGGAAGCGCGCGATGCCGCCAAGGGCATGGGCATGACGCCGTTGCAGCAGTTGTGGCAGGTGGAGCTGCCGAATGCGGCGCCGCTGCTGTTCGGCGGTGTCCGGACCGCGATGCTGCAGGTCGTGGCCACCGCGTCGGTTGCGGCGTACGTGGGCCTCGGCGGGCTCGGCGCCATCCTGCTGGAAGGCATCAAGGTCTACGACTACGGGCAGACGCTGGCCGCGGCCCTGTTCATCGCGCTGCTCGCGGTCGTGCTGGACGCACTGCTCGCGGGGATGTCGAAGCTGCTGACTCCGAAGGGCCTGCGCGCGAAGCGGCGGGTTCCGGCCGGCGTGGCATGA
- a CDS encoding ABC transporter permease — protein MIDELAHYFSSPSNREVLLSSLGQHAYLALIPLVIGALIALPLGRFAQRNPRVRGVLLGSANVLYTVPSLALFVILPAVLGTGATASINVVVALTIYNAALLVRPVMDGLGSVPGHVVTAATALGYRPRRRFFAVELPLAVPVLATSLRVASVSNVSLVSVGALIGIGGLGRLFTDGFQRDYLTPILLGVVLTLLLAMVGDLLIVALRRALTPWQRAGGRAA, from the coding sequence GTGATCGACGAGCTGGCGCACTACTTCTCCAGCCCGAGCAACCGCGAGGTGCTGCTGAGCTCGCTCGGGCAGCACGCGTACCTCGCGCTGATCCCGCTGGTGATCGGCGCGCTGATCGCGCTGCCCCTCGGACGTTTCGCGCAACGGAACCCGCGAGTGCGGGGCGTGCTGCTGGGTTCGGCCAACGTGCTGTACACGGTTCCTTCGCTGGCGCTGTTCGTGATCCTGCCCGCGGTGCTCGGGACCGGAGCGACCGCGTCGATCAACGTGGTCGTGGCGCTGACCATCTACAACGCGGCGCTGCTGGTCCGGCCGGTGATGGACGGGCTCGGCTCGGTGCCCGGCCACGTCGTCACCGCCGCGACCGCGTTGGGCTACCGGCCGCGGCGCCGATTCTTCGCCGTCGAACTCCCGCTGGCGGTGCCGGTGCTGGCCACCTCGTTGCGGGTCGCTTCGGTCAGCAACGTGAGCCTGGTCAGCGTCGGCGCGCTGATCGGCATCGGCGGGCTGGGGCGGCTGTTCACCGACGGGTTCCAGCGCGACTACCTCACTCCGATCCTGCTGGGCGTGGTGCTGACGCTGCTGCTGGCGATGGTCGGTGACCTGTTGATCGTCGCGCTGCGCAGGGCGTTGACACCGTGGCAGCGAGCCGGGGGGCGAGCAGCTTGA